The genomic DNA GACGCTTGCGGTATGACGGCCTCGCTCGCGCTGGCGTTCCGACGCGCGATCAGACGCATCGAGGAAGCGGGCGTGCGCCCCGACGTGGTGTTGCTCGACGGCAACCCGATGCGCCTCGACGAGCGCGAGGTGAACGTGGTGAAGGGCGACGGGAAGTGCGCCTCGATCGCCGCCGCCTCCATCGTGGCGAAGGTAGAGCGCGATGCGCTCATGTGCCGCTACGCCGAGGAGTACCCCGAATACGGCTTCGACGCCTGCAAGGGCTACGCGAGCGCGGCCCATATCGAGGCCATCAAGCGCTACGGTCTCACGCCCATCCATCGCGCGACGTTCTGCACGGCCTTCACGCAACCTGCCCTGTTCTAGCGCCTCCGCGTCCTTCCACACGTTTCCACCGCTGCGTTTTCCACGCTTGCGAGCCGTTCGGCGCGCCTTCGGGTGCAAGCTGGACGGCTTTTCCATCTGCGGCTTCTATTCGGTGCGGAATCTGCGTCGAAAGCGCATGGACGATACGTTCGATCCGCGTTGGAAACGGAGGCAAGGCGCGTGTCATCCGCATGGAAACGGCGTGTCTTTCCGGGAAGGTTTCGCGGTGCGTTTCGCTGGATACGTGCCATCGCCGCGTAAGACGGCATCCTTATCATGGAACCACAGACGAAAGGGGCGTGGTGTCATGTATCAGGATACGGCGGCAACGATCGAATGGCAGGACGGCGAGCAGGCGACGTGCGGAAAGAAGGCCGGCGCGGGCGAGCGGCGAGGAGTAGGCTCGGGGGCCAAGCGGCGTGCGAAACGGGGCGAACGGGCGCAGGATCGCGAGAAGACGGCGGGGGAGCGCAACGCGGAGCTGGGGCGTAGAGGCGAGGACGCCGCCGCTCGCTTTCTCGACCGGCGCGGCTACGAGATCGTCGAGCGCAACTGGACGTGCGCGGCGGGTGAGGCCGACATCATCGCGCGCGACGGCGACAGCGTCGTGTTCGTGGAGGTGAAGACCAGGTCGAGCTGCGACTGCGGCATGCCGGCGGAAGCGGTGGACGAGGCCAAGCGCGACCGCTACGAGCGCATCGCGGCGCTGTTCCTGCAAGGCTTCGACGTGGTGGACGTGCCGGTGCGCTTCGACATCGTGTCCATCGTGGCGATCTCGCCCGACCGCGCGATGATCCGCCACCACATCAACGCGTTCTCGGGCCGATGAGCGTGCGGGGGCAGTGCGTCGTGCGGTCCGCGACGCTGCGCGGCGTGGAAGCCGTTCCGGTCGACGTCGAGGTGGTCATGGCGAACGGGATTCCCGGCTTCTCCATCGTCGGCTTGGCCGACGCCTCCGTGCAGGAATCGCGCGAGCGGGTGAAGGCGGCGCTGCGCTCGTGCGGCTTCTCGCTGCCGGCCAGCAAGGTGGTGGTGAACCTGGCACCGGGCGTCTTGCGCAAGACGGGGTCGGGGTTCGACCTGCCCATCGCGGCGGGCATCCTGTGCGCTTCGGGGCAGTTAGACCCGCGTGCGGTGCGCGGCCAGCTGTTCGTGGGCGAGCTGTCGCTCGAGGGGGCGGTGCGCCCGGTGGCCGGGCTGCTGGCTTACGCGCTGTGCGCGCAACGGTTGGGCGTCGACCTCGTATGCGCGCCGGTCGACCAGGGTTTCGTCGCGCTCGACGGGTTGGTGCGCCGTGCGGCGAAGTCGCTGGCGGGGTTCAGGACGGGCCCGTTCCCGGCCGTGGCCGACGCGGCGAAGCCGAGCAGTGCGCCCGCGCTTGACTTCCGGGACATCGCCGGCCACGACATGGCGAAGCGCGCCTTGCAGATCGCGGCGGCGGGCGGCCACGGCGTGCTGATGACGGGACCGCCCGGTTCGGGCAAGACCATGCTCGCGTCGAGGCTGCCGTCCATCCTGCCGCCGCTGTCGGAGGCCGAGGCCATCGAGACGGCGGTGGTGCACTCGGTCGCCGGCGAGGAGGTGGAACCGATCCTGGGCGGGGTGCGGCCGTTTCGCAGCCCGCACCACTCGGCCACGTTGGCGGGGCTGGTCGGCGGCGGCTCACCCTTGCGTCCCGGCGAGATATCGCTCGCGAACAACGGCGTGCTGTTCCTCGACGAGCTCGCCGAGTTCAGCCCGTCTGTTCTTCAGGGCATCCGCCAGCCGCTGGAGTCGGGGCGGGTCACCCTCACGCGCGCCGACGGCAACGTCGACTTCCCGGCGCGGTTCATGCTGGTGGCGGCCACCAACCCGTGCCCCTGTGGCTACTACGGCGACGAGGAGGAGCCGTGCACGTGCACGCACCGGCAGATGCAGCTCTACCGCAACCGCATCGGCGGACCCATCATGGACCGCATCGACGTGCATATCGCGGTGCGCAGGATCCCGCCCGGCGAGGTGCTGGCCACCGGGCACGGCACGAGCTCCGAGGAGCTGCGCCGCGATGTGCTGCGCGCGCGGGAGTTCGCGTCGTGGCGGCGCGCGCGAAACGGGGAGGACGACAAGGCGCTCACGTCGGAGGCGCTTGTTCGGGCCTGCGCGCTGACGACGCAGGACGAGGGCTTCCTCGAGGGCGCGGCGAAGGCGGGGCGCCTGAGCGGCCGCGCCATCATGCGCACGCTCGCGCTCGCGCGCACGATAGCCGACATGGAGGAGAGCGCCCGCGTGGAGCGCAGCCATCTGTGCGAGGCCATCGGCTTCCGCCTGCGCGAGGGGGAATCGTGAGCGCGCTCGCTGGCGAGCGCACGGTGCTCGCGCGCGGCGGAGAAGGCTTCCCTTCTGCGCTGGAAAGCGTGGCGCAGCCGCCGGATCGGCTGTACGTGGTAGGCGATCCTTTCGCGCTCCAGGAGGGCATCGCCATCGTGGGCGCGCGCAGGGCCACGCCGTACGGGCGCGGGTGCGCCAAGCGCTTCGCGGCCTTGGCCGCCCGGCGCGGCATCGTAGTGGTGTCGGGCGGGGCGCGCGGCTGCGACGCGGCGGCGCATGCGGCCGCGCTGGAGGAGGGCGGGCGCACGGTGGCGTTTCTGGGCGGCGGGTGCGACCGGCTGTACCCCGCCGAGCACGAGGGGCTGTTCCAGCGCATCGTCGACGAGGGCGGAGCGGTGGTCTCCGAGCACGCGTGGGACGAGGACCCCAAGCCGTACCGTTTCCGCCTGCGCAACCGCCTCATCGCCGGGCTCGCCCGCGCCACGCTCATCGTGGAGGCGGGACTGCCGTCGGGAACCTTCTCCACGGCCGACGAGGCGCTGGCGGCGAACCGCGACGTGCTTGTGGTGCCCGGCGCCATAACGGCCGTGTCCTCGCGCGGCGCGAACCGCCTCATCTACCAGGGCGCGACGCCCGTCATCGATGACGAGACGTTCGAGGATGCGCTGTTCTCGCTGTTCGGATGCCTGAAGCAGGAGACCGTCCCTTCCGTCGAGCGCACCGGTGCGCCGCGTGCGGACGAGCCGTCGAACCCGGTGGCGGACGCGCTGCGCGCCGAGCCGCTGAGCATGGAGCAGCTCTACGCGATCGCCGCCTCATCGTGCGGCGGGGAGGATGCGCGATCCTGGCTCATGGAGCGCCTCGTCGAAGCCGAGCTCGCCGGCACCGTCGCCCGCCACCCCGACGGCCGCTGGGGTCCGGCGGTGAGATGAGAGAGGAGGAGCGCGATGACGACGTTATCCATGTTCTACGGCATCGTGATCATTATGTATAATGAGGCGGACGGCAGGCACCATACGCCTCATATCCATGCTTGGTTCGCGGAATTCGAATGCTCTATCGATTTCGAAGGCAGGGTTTTCGACGGCCGTTTCCCTCCTCGAAAGCTCGCGTTGCTCCGAGCATGGATCGTGCTTCATCAAGAGGAGCTGGAGGCCGATTGGAAGCTCATGAGCGAGGGGCTTGCCGCATTTCGGATCGATCCTTTGCGATAGGCGGTGGTAGCATGTGGTATCCGGTGCTCGATGAAGAGCGCGGGATGGTGATGAACAAAAGCCAACCCGATCTGGTTGAGGTCGTTGCCGAAGGAGGCTGCCTTCTGCTGCTGGAGTTTGAAACGGGCGAGCTTCGCCGGCTCGACGTCTCGTCGTTCCTCAAACGCGGAGGCGCGTATGAACGGCTGCGGGACGACGAGTATTTGAAGCTCGTTCGGATCATCGACGGCGGGATGGCGCTTGGATGGCCGGACGGCCAGGAAGTGTATCCGGAGGCCCTGTTCGCGATGAGCGAGCGCGTTCGGTAAGAAACGCGCGTAGTTTCGAGGGTTTCCGGATGCGCTGGAGCCTGTGTTTTGCTATCCTAGTCGGCATGTCTCAATCAGTAACCATAGTAGGGGCCGGGCTCGCTGGGAGCGAGGCGGCCTTGCAGCTCGCCGATCGTGGCGTGCGGGTCCGTTTGGTCGAAATGCGCCCGAAGACGCCCACGCTCGTTCATGTCACGGGATGCTGCGCCGAACTCGTGTGCTCGAACTCCCTGAAAAGCGAGAAGCCCGACAGCGCGGCCGGCATGCTGAAGCGCGAGTTGGCCGAGCTGGGATCGCAGCTGTACGCCCAGGCCAAGCTGCATGCCGTGCCCGCAGGCGGTGCGCTGGCCGTCGACCGGACGGCGTTCGCCGAGGCGGTGACCGCGCTCGTGGAGGCGCATCCGCTCATCGATCTCGTGCACGAGGAGGTCGTCGACCTCGTTCAAGCCGCCGAGGGCGCCGATGCGCTCGTGGTGGCCGCAGGGCCGCTCGCGTCCGACGCGCTGGCCGCGTCGCTTTCCCGGCTCGCCGGCGAAGAGCACCTGGCCTTCTACGACGCCGCCGCCCCTATCGTCATGGCCGATTCGCTCGACTACGCGAAGCTGTTCCGCCAGAGCCGCTACGAGGACGCCGCCGCCGATGCGGGCGACTACCTGAACGCGCCGTTCTCGCGCGAGGAGTACGACGCCTTTGTCGACGAGCTCGTGGGCGCCGAGCGCGTGATCCGCCGCGACTTCGAGACGCGCGACTTGTTCCAGGCGTGCCAGCCGATCGAGGAGATCGCCCGCAAGGGACACGACGCGCCTCGCTTCGGCACGCTCAAGCCGGTGGGGCTCACCGACCCGCGCACGGGGCATCGCCCATGGGCCGCGCTGCAGCTGCGTGCCGAGGACGCGCACGGTTCCAGCTACAACCTCGTGGGGTTCCAGACGAACCTCACCTTCCCTGAGCAGCGCCGCGTGTTCCGCCTCATCCCCGGGCTCGAGAACGCCGAGTTCGCGCGCTACGGCGTGATGCACCGCAACACGTTCGTGGACGCGCCGCGCCTGCTGGACGAAAGCCTGCGCTTGCGCTCGCCTGAGGCGGAGCGCCTCGGGGTTCCGGTGCACCTTGCCGGTCAGATCGCGGGCACCGAAGGGTACTGCGAGGCTATCCGCTCGGGGCTCCACGTCGCCTTCGCCGTGGCCGCTGAGCTTCGCGGCGCGCAGGCGCCCGCGCTCCCGCGCGAGACGGCGTTCGGCGCGCTTCTGGCTTACGCCACCGATCCCGCCGTCAAGGACTACCAACCCATGCACGTGAACTTCGGCATCCTGCCCCCGTTCGAGCAGCGCATCCGCAACAAGCGCGACCGCTACGCCGCCTACGCCGAGCGCGGCGCCGAGGCGCTCGCGGCATACAAGGCCGAGCTGGCCGCGCGCGGCCTCGCGCCCGACGCGGGCGGCTGGCCGGAGGCATCCTCATGACTGCAGACGGTGCCTCGTCGTCCCTGCGCGTCGACCCTCTCGACTGCGATCCGCGCATCGTCGAGCTGATCGACGCGTTTTGCCACGCCATGCGCGTGGAGCGCAACGCCTCGGTGCACACGTTGCGCGCCTACCGCATCGATCTTATGGACTTCGCGCGTTGGGCGTGCCGCGAGCGCATCGACATCCTCGCTGCCACGCATCGCCAGTTGCGCCGTTACCTGGGCGAGCTCGACCGCGCACAGTACTCGCGCACCACGGTGAACCGCCGCCTGTCGGCGCTGCGCAGCTTCTTCCGCTGGCTCAACGTCACCGGCATCGCCGACGAGGACCCCGCGAGCATTCTGCAGGGGCCCAAACAGCCGAAGAGCCTGCCGCACGTCATCCGGGCGTCGGACATGGTGAAGCTGCTGACGGTGTACGGCAAGCGCGACGCGGCCGGGCGCGAGCGCGAGCAGTCGTCCGTGGATGCGCGGAACCTCGCTCTGCTGGAATTCCTGTACGCATGCGGCGCCCGCGTGTCCGAGGCGTCCGGTCTGCTTGCGGCCAACGTGGATTTCGGAAGCGGGCAGGTGAAGGTGTTCGGCAAGGGGTCGAAGGAGCGCATCGTGCCGTTGCACGACATGGCCGTGTCGTCCATGCGCGCCTATGCCACGTGGGCCCGCCCGCTGATCCTGCGCGACCGCACCTGCGACTACTTCTTCGTGTCCAC from Eggerthella lenta DSM 2243 includes the following:
- the trmFO gene encoding methylenetetrahydrofolate--tRNA-(uracil(54)-C(5))-methyltransferase (FADH(2)-oxidizing) TrmFO, producing MRWSLCFAILVGMSQSVTIVGAGLAGSEAALQLADRGVRVRLVEMRPKTPTLVHVTGCCAELVCSNSLKSEKPDSAAGMLKRELAELGSQLYAQAKLHAVPAGGALAVDRTAFAEAVTALVEAHPLIDLVHEEVVDLVQAAEGADALVVAAGPLASDALAASLSRLAGEEHLAFYDAAAPIVMADSLDYAKLFRQSRYEDAAADAGDYLNAPFSREEYDAFVDELVGAERVIRRDFETRDLFQACQPIEEIARKGHDAPRFGTLKPVGLTDPRTGHRPWAALQLRAEDAHGSSYNLVGFQTNLTFPEQRRVFRLIPGLENAEFARYGVMHRNTFVDAPRLLDESLRLRSPEAERLGVPVHLAGQIAGTEGYCEAIRSGLHVAFAVAAELRGAQAPALPRETAFGALLAYATDPAVKDYQPMHVNFGILPPFEQRIRNKRDRYAAYAERGAEALAAYKAELAARGLAPDAGGWPEASS
- a CDS encoding YifB family Mg chelatase-like AAA ATPase produces the protein MSVRGQCVVRSATLRGVEAVPVDVEVVMANGIPGFSIVGLADASVQESRERVKAALRSCGFSLPASKVVVNLAPGVLRKTGSGFDLPIAAGILCASGQLDPRAVRGQLFVGELSLEGAVRPVAGLLAYALCAQRLGVDLVCAPVDQGFVALDGLVRRAAKSLAGFRTGPFPAVADAAKPSSAPALDFRDIAGHDMAKRALQIAAAGGHGVLMTGPPGSGKTMLASRLPSILPPLSEAEAIETAVVHSVAGEEVEPILGGVRPFRSPHHSATLAGLVGGGSPLRPGEISLANNGVLFLDELAEFSPSVLQGIRQPLESGRVTLTRADGNVDFPARFMLVAATNPCPCGYYGDEEEPCTCTHRQMQLYRNRIGGPIMDRIDVHIAVRRIPPGEVLATGHGTSSEELRRDVLRAREFASWRRARNGEDDKALTSEALVRACALTTQDEGFLEGAAKAGRLSGRAIMRTLALARTIADMEESARVERSHLCEAIGFRLREGES
- a CDS encoding DUF2442 domain-containing protein; protein product: MWYPVLDEERGMVMNKSQPDLVEVVAEGGCLLLLEFETGELRRLDVSSFLKRGGAYERLRDDEYLKLVRIIDGGMALGWPDGQEVYPEALFAMSERVR
- a CDS encoding YraN family protein, with product MYQDTAATIEWQDGEQATCGKKAGAGERRGVGSGAKRRAKRGERAQDREKTAGERNAELGRRGEDAAARFLDRRGYEIVERNWTCAAGEADIIARDGDSVVFVEVKTRSSCDCGMPAEAVDEAKRDRYERIAALFLQGFDVVDVPVRFDIVSIVAISPDRAMIRHHINAFSGR
- a CDS encoding tyrosine recombinase XerC: MTADGASSSLRVDPLDCDPRIVELIDAFCHAMRVERNASVHTLRAYRIDLMDFARWACRERIDILAATHRQLRRYLGELDRAQYSRTTVNRRLSALRSFFRWLNVTGIADEDPASILQGPKQPKSLPHVIRASDMVKLLTVYGKRDAAGREREQSSVDARNLALLEFLYACGARVSEASGLLAANVDFGSGQVKVFGKGSKERIVPLHDMAVSSMRAYATWARPLILRDRTCDYFFVSTRGNRMGTDAIRKMFKDALRQAGLDESLSPHDMRHTFATDLLDGGADLRSVQEMLGHASLSTTQIYTHLSPGRLKQVHARTHPRG
- the dprA gene encoding DNA-processing protein DprA; this translates as MSALAGERTVLARGGEGFPSALESVAQPPDRLYVVGDPFALQEGIAIVGARRATPYGRGCAKRFAALAARRGIVVVSGGARGCDAAAHAAALEEGGRTVAFLGGGCDRLYPAEHEGLFQRIVDEGGAVVSEHAWDEDPKPYRFRLRNRLIAGLARATLIVEAGLPSGTFSTADEALAANRDVLVVPGAITAVSSRGANRLIYQGATPVIDDETFEDALFSLFGCLKQETVPSVERTGAPRADEPSNPVADALRAEPLSMEQLYAIAASSCGGEDARSWLMERLVEAELAGTVARHPDGRWGPAVR
- a CDS encoding DUF4160 domain-containing protein: MTTLSMFYGIVIIMYNEADGRHHTPHIHAWFAEFECSIDFEGRVFDGRFPPRKLALLRAWIVLHQEELEADWKLMSEGLAAFRIDPLR